GCTGGGTACTCGCAAGCATCATTGTTAAACCAATCAGTAATATTCAAGCAACCATGCGTGAAGTTGCTAAAGGTAACTTGTTAGTTAAAGCTGAAGAGTACGGCGATAACGAAATCTCTCGCCTAGCAAAAGACGTTAACCAATCGGTAGACCAGCTGCGTGACACCGTAAGTTCACTTTCTCGAATCAGTATTGAAGTCGCTTCTGCTTCCACAGAGCTAGCAGCAGTAATGACGCAATCAAGCGCGAACTCAGATCAAGAGAAGCAAGAAGTCGAGCAAGTTGCTTCTGCAGTGAATCAACTGGAGAGCACAGCTTCTCACGTTAACGAGAATGCCGTTCAAGCAGATTCAGCATCGAAACAAGCTGACGAGATGGCGACGCACAGCATGAGTTTGTTTAACGAGAGCAACAAAGCCAATGAGCAAATGGCTATTCAGCTTAGTGAAGCAGCGAATGTTGTCGGCACACTAAAAGAGCACTCAGAACAGATTGGTAAAGTGATTGAAGTGATTCAAAGCATCTCGGAACAGACCAACCTACTTGCGCTTAACGCGGCTATTGAAGCGGCGCGTGCGGGAGAAAGCGGTCGTGGTTTCGCGGTGGTTGCCGATGAAGTTCGAATGCTAGCGGCACGTACTCAAGACTCAACCAAAGAGATCCAAACCATTATCGAAGGTTTGCAAATTCAATCTGGCAACGCCAATGAAAGTATGAGCAACTCACTGGCTATGCTAGAGCAAAACCAAGCGCTTGCTAGTGAAGTGAGTATCGCCCTTTCTGGTATCGCTAACTCGGTAACGGACATGACAGAAATCAACACTCAAGTAGCCTCTGCAGCCGAAGAGCAAAGCCAAGTGACGTCAGACATCAACCGCAATATCTCAAACATCTACAGCTTAGTAAGCCAGAACGTAACCGGCATTACCCAAGCTGCTGCTGCCAGCCATGAGTTATCTAACCTTGCCGAGCAACAGAAACAACAGTTGGGCTTCTTTAAGGTGTAAGATCTAAGGTTTAAGACTGGAAGCAAACATACCAACCAAAACAAAAAAGGCCGTGGAAAACCACGGCCTTTTTTATTTACGCAATAAGAGTTCGATCACTCGGCAACCAACAAAACGCTAAATTTATATTGTGCAGCATTGTACTGATAAACCTCACCATTAATAGAATCAAGCGTCATCACACTCTGTCCATTACCAGCAGGAGTCGAGCTCCATACATAAGCCGCTAAATTACCCGTCTCAAAATTAAACGTATCACCGAATACCTTAGTACTCATTGCCGGAGAATGGCACGCCACTTCTTTCAAAGACACCAGCTCTTTGATGTTTGGCATACGCCACTCTTTTTGGCCACCGAAACGATGTAGAGCATGGCTACCACTTTCATCATTGATTGATTCAACCATAGCAAGCGCACTCTGCCAGTGGTAGGTTTCTACCCTTCCACTACAGGCTAGTGCCTTCGGATCCCATGTTTTACCTAGCTGACAACGCATCCAAGTTAATCCCGTCAGCTCGTCACTAAAGGTTCCATTATCATTCGCAATGTAACGTGTACTCGGTGCTGATTTCTCAATGTCTAGGCTGCACTCTTGTGCCATAGCACCCGCAGAAAATAGGCCGATTAAAGCGATGGTAAGTACATTTTTCATTTCTATTTACCTTGTAGTGAAACTAAACGAGCAGGGAATTGATAAGAATCGTAGTTATCTGATGAATCCACATCACCAGAGTAGATCTCCAATGCACTTATGTAGCCTCGATCATCACCCAATGTACCTATCTCATTGTAATAAAAGCCCCCATCTACCGTCGTATTGCTGTATTGGTTAAAAATAATAGATTGATTCCAAACAGAACCGATCTCTGTATATTGGCCACCAATACTCTGATGAGGGAAGTATTTGTAAGTTAGGCCGTAAACTTTACCGTCGGCATTCTTTTCGGTCTCACCGAAGTCGAGCAAATTGTAAAACTCATGGAACGTCGGTAAACGCCAGTCAGATTTACCGCATAAGTTCAGTGCATTGATATGATCAACGTAATCTTGCGTGGTACATACCGCATCACCTTTTGTTTTACATGTCGCTAAATCCACATCCTGATCATAAGGCGTTACCACTCCTGGTAGTTCCAATGCGAACTGTCGTTCTTTGTATTGAAGTGAGTTTTCATCGTCTGTTTTTGACTCCCAGATCAAGCCGCTACGTTGGTCCAAAACACAAGACCATTGCGTAGCATCATCACTTAACACCTGCCCATCAGAATCTAGCTTCGCGAACTGAAAACCATTACCTGTATTAGTGTTTAACTCGGTTTTATCAAAGCCATACTCAGCGTCTTGCCCAGGAAAGGAACTCTGCACTTCTACCACATCTTGTGTGTCATCAATGTCTGAGAAATAACGAACCACGCCAGTGTCATTCAATGCCGTTGCAGCTTTTAGTTCACCTTCTAGGAAGTCAGCAAACGCCGCAACTTCATCATTGGAAAGCACTCCACTCACATAATCGGCTGCACTCTTATCAAATTTAGAACTCAACTGTGCCAACATGAACGCGCGGTTCGAATGCTTAAACGCTTTAATCGTCGAGACAATATTTTGCTCCAAGCTCGCTAGTTCAGACGCAGACAGGTCGTCTTGAATATCACCAGAGATAGTGATGCCGCTTTTCGCGAGCTGCGCTTTTAACTTGTTATTAGCCTCAGCAACCGTCAACCCATCTGCAACATAACCAGCTAACAGCGAGCTAATACCATTGATTTCGTTGCCCGTAGTTTTTTGAAGACCAGGAGCTGCTATATAAGCATAAGATGAGGCATAACCGCTGGCGCTATTCGCTGCAATCCCAGTATCAACTTGAGCTAATAGAGGAACTGATAAAATCGACTTCTTAATGCTAGTGATACTAAACTCGCCATTCGCGTTAGCTGTCGAGCTTGGCTCACTACTATCACACATGTAGTTTTGGTTTATGTCCGCACAAACCTTACTCTGTAAATCGATATTTTGTGCTGTAATTGTACCTGACACTGTATAAGTTGGTGCTGAGGATGAGGATGTCGGGGTATCAGAGCCGCCCGAGCCACCACAGCCAGCAAGAGCCAAAGAAATGGCCAAAATTGTCAATTGAGGTTTCATAAAGTTATCTTCTTGTTTTGTTTTTAAAGAGCCTTGTCGTCGAAGACAAGTAACGCGTAGCAAATGACCTGCCCAATGAGAGCAAAGACATAAATAGAATCAGCACTGGTGAAATGGAACCGCCCGAAGCACCTGTGGTAACCGGCGGTTCTTTAGGTGAGGTCTCAGCCTCGCCACATTCGTATTTCGAAATAGTGCCCAAGCCCCACTTATTTAAATGTCCTGTTTCACCATTCACGTAATCAGCGATTTCCAAACGCCAAGAGCCGTTAATTGGCTCTCCCTTGAAAGGATCAAGAACAGGGTCATGTTTAAGTGTGAAATAACCGTCGAAGCCAGCAAATCGAGTGGATTTATGGTTCAGTAGGTCCACCCGAGTCCCCCTTGGGGAAATTAAAGTCACGACTAGGTCACTCAAACGCGGGTGATCGATATCTAAATACAGACCAAAGCTGTCATCAGCCAATTCGGCAGTTCCATTAAGGCTGAAGTTGAACGTTTTAAAACCGACAATAGGCTGGTTTGTAGAGCTAAGCCGACTATCAGGAAGATAGCTACTTACTTCTTTGATATCAGATTCCAAAACAGGCAAGCCATAAATCAATGTCGATTCTTGCTGCCAATTTTTTGATTTCAGCGTGTCACTGTATCGATAGTCAATGCTCGTATTCATTGTCACTGCTGAACCACAAACTTCTCCCGAAGGAAGTGCAGCTTCAATAGATAACTGGTTAACAGGATCGCTAACGAAAGGTTGTTTCAACTTGGATATATTGATTTGACCATCAACTTGAGCGGTTCTGAGCGTTGGATAAAGCTCAATTGATAATGGCTTATTTGGATCAACATAGCGGTTCGCTACCTCGACCTCAAATGGCTCAATCGCTAGCCCATGTACGTCAAATTTGTGCTTTAGTATTTCGGCATAGTCCCGGTTTGGATACATTTGCTGAGCGACAAACAAGGTGCTCTCAGCCAAATCATGCATTTTCAGCCCTCGACCTACCCCATACATCGACTCCAAGACAATTGAGTCAAACTCTTCAAATGCCACTTCACCATACTGCTCAACAGACGCTTTTAAAGCCTGGAAGAGTGGCGTTGACCATAGTTCATCACCTAACTCACCAGCGACACTTTCATGAGGACGGTACTCAGCTTGCCTAAAGTAGCGTGCTCTTTGGTTCCATAAACTGCGAGTGGTGTTCCTCACACCAAAATAACCATCCCAATTGAAGACAGTATCAATTTCGAATTCTTGGCCTCGCGTTTGTGCATCTTGATACTGACTACGAAAACTAAAGCTCCCAGCCCAGTAATCTCCAAACCCTTCACCAATTGCACCAGTATGCCCATAAGCCCAATCTTTTACTATGTGGTAGTGAATGCCATGTCCAAGTTCATGTAGGATTACATCACCATCGAGAGCATCAGGAGAGCCACCGCCAATACCAAATAACATCGCTTTAGGACCATAGTAATAGGTCGAGTTGTCAGCAGATAAACCTCTGCCATCAAACTCTAAAGGCTCATCGAATAGATCAAAACCCAAGTTACTGATGTAACGTAAAGACTGGTCTAAATGAGCAAAAACCATCAGCTGTGGAAAGCGCGTATCTTGCCAATCTATGCTTTGTAACTCATTCAAGTCAGCAAACTTTGTTATGCCTTCTGCGCTAAGAAAATTTGATGTGTCACGGTTAATTGCAGCACCTGAATCAGGGTCAATAGAATACAAAGCCGTTGCATCAACCTGCGATACGCGGGAGTTCGTAAGATAGATACCATCACCATGGTCCAAAACATCCACATCAGCTTGCACGTAATGTGGGGCGTTTGGATACTGATTGACATCAGTTAACAACGTCTCTGGTGGCGCAGAACGGTCCATGGTTCTTAGATCAGGGCTAAAGACATTCACCTGCGTTGAAACAACCTGTCCACTGCTCAAGCTAGGTGCTCTCTCAGCTTCTAACAGGCGAGGAACTTCCAATTCAGCAGCCGTTGTTGGTGCTCCGTTGAGTAGTACAGTATTTTCCAAACTTCTAAATACTCGTGAAACCTGGTCATCAAGATTGGTCGATAACACGACGGTTTTCTGTTGTTGATACTCTCCTCCAATCAACACATCGAAGTTGTAGTGATTCCCCAATTTAGAGTGCGTTTCATAGCGAAATCTAAGTACACCAACATCTGGGTAAGCTTGTTCTAAATAAGCTTTCGCTTCCTGTTGCGTTGTCACAACAGCATCATTAATTGGGTAATCCCACTCAGCAGCGTTGCTTATTGCTGAAACGAAACACAACGCAAGGTAAAGAGAACTCTTTTTCATATGTCCCCCTTAAAACTCATACTTGGCATTAACGGTGAAGTAACGACCAGGCTCTGTAGAATAGATTTTGTTGCTATCTGCTATGCCCGCTACGTCTTGATATCGAATGTATTCTTTGTCGAATAGGTTCACCACATTGGCGCTAACATCCAAGCCAAAGTTCCAAGCATAGCTAACCCCCAAGTCAACACTCGCCCAGCCAGAGGTAGTCGCGCAGTCAGTCACCATCCCCAAGTCATCTTCACATTGAGGTACCTCATCCATCGCCTGTGCCCAATTAACCTGCGCATAAGCAGAGAAGGCATTGTCGTCGTAAGCGATTTCAGCATTACCTTCCCAAGGTGTTAATGTGCGAACTTTTTCGCCTTCATCATCTTCACCATCAACAAAACCGACTTTGGTACTAACACTCCACACATCATTCAAACGATGG
The window above is part of the Vibrio chagasii genome. Proteins encoded here:
- a CDS encoding DUF1566 domain-containing protein, encoding MKNVLTIALIGLFSAGAMAQECSLDIEKSAPSTRYIANDNGTFSDELTGLTWMRCQLGKTWDPKALACSGRVETYHWQSALAMVESINDESGSHALHRFGGQKEWRMPNIKELVSLKEVACHSPAMSTKVFGDTFNFETGNLAAYVWSSTPAGNGQSVMTLDSINGEVYQYNAAQYKFSVLLVAE
- a CDS encoding methyl-accepting chemotaxis protein — translated: MRQLLSGLSIKIQILIPVLFSVVLLLTGVIIGGDKLENAFKEVSIATDQLILHKEELSEIVDNSYGMRIKAIYSLFNADDVKTLVQTLNEKRDLNTRLLNSLNTVPGMQDEVAAMSKAMNHYVDFSRTTMLPLLKAKHGNSALSSDFDARYQVAIDQYRHAGNEMVQAINTLSKKLNLLATQEVDINGQQHTNTLDTATVALLVILSVALGISWVLASIIVKPISNIQATMREVAKGNLLVKAEEYGDNEISRLAKDVNQSVDQLRDTVSSLSRISIEVASASTELAAVMTQSSANSDQEKQEVEQVASAVNQLESTASHVNENAVQADSASKQADEMATHSMSLFNESNKANEQMAIQLSEAANVVGTLKEHSEQIGKVIEVIQSISEQTNLLALNAAIEAARAGESGRGFAVVADEVRMLAARTQDSTKEIQTIIEGLQIQSGNANESMSNSLAMLEQNQALASEVSIALSGIANSVTDMTEINTQVASAAEEQSQVTSDINRNISNIYSLVSQNVTGITQAAAASHELSNLAEQQKQQLGFFKV
- a CDS encoding proprotein convertase P-domain-containing protein — its product is MKKSSLYLALCFVSAISNAAEWDYPINDAVVTTQQEAKAYLEQAYPDVGVLRFRYETHSKLGNHYNFDVLIGGEYQQQKTVVLSTNLDDQVSRVFRSLENTVLLNGAPTTAAELEVPRLLEAERAPSLSSGQVVSTQVNVFSPDLRTMDRSAPPETLLTDVNQYPNAPHYVQADVDVLDHGDGIYLTNSRVSQVDATALYSIDPDSGAAINRDTSNFLSAEGITKFADLNELQSIDWQDTRFPQLMVFAHLDQSLRYISNLGFDLFDEPLEFDGRGLSADNSTYYYGPKAMLFGIGGGSPDALDGDVILHELGHGIHYHIVKDWAYGHTGAIGEGFGDYWAGSFSFRSQYQDAQTRGQEFEIDTVFNWDGYFGVRNTTRSLWNQRARYFRQAEYRPHESVAGELGDELWSTPLFQALKASVEQYGEVAFEEFDSIVLESMYGVGRGLKMHDLAESTLFVAQQMYPNRDYAEILKHKFDVHGLAIEPFEVEVANRYVDPNKPLSIELYPTLRTAQVDGQINISKLKQPFVSDPVNQLSIEAALPSGEVCGSAVTMNTSIDYRYSDTLKSKNWQQESTLIYGLPVLESDIKEVSSYLPDSRLSSTNQPIVGFKTFNFSLNGTAELADDSFGLYLDIDHPRLSDLVVTLISPRGTRVDLLNHKSTRFAGFDGYFTLKHDPVLDPFKGEPINGSWRLEIADYVNGETGHLNKWGLGTISKYECGEAETSPKEPPVTTGASGGSISPVLILFMSLLSLGRSFATRYLSSTTRLFKNKTRR
- a CDS encoding DUF1566 domain-containing protein, translating into MKPQLTILAISLALAGCGGSGGSDTPTSSSSAPTYTVSGTITAQNIDLQSKVCADINQNYMCDSSEPSSTANANGEFSITSIKKSILSVPLLAQVDTGIAANSASGYASSYAYIAAPGLQKTTGNEINGISSLLAGYVADGLTVAEANNKLKAQLAKSGITISGDIQDDLSASELASLEQNIVSTIKAFKHSNRAFMLAQLSSKFDKSAADYVSGVLSNDEVAAFADFLEGELKAATALNDTGVVRYFSDIDDTQDVVEVQSSFPGQDAEYGFDKTELNTNTGNGFQFAKLDSDGQVLSDDATQWSCVLDQRSGLIWESKTDDENSLQYKERQFALELPGVVTPYDQDVDLATCKTKGDAVCTTQDYVDHINALNLCGKSDWRLPTFHEFYNLLDFGETEKNADGKVYGLTYKYFPHQSIGGQYTEIGSVWNQSIIFNQYSNTTVDGGFYYNEIGTLGDDRGYISALEIYSGDVDSSDNYDSYQFPARLVSLQGK